The genomic interval CCTGAGGCCCTTGGGTGCAGGGCCCTCCCTCTCCGTATCTTTGCCTGGTTCCTGGAGCTCATCCTCCAGGCCAGCTCCCAGAACCCACTGCTCCGAGCTGCCTGCTAGctcttgctgtctcctgggcccctccccatcccagcttcCCCTCTGCCCTGGGGATCTGGTATTCAGGTTGTGCTAATGCTGGGACTTggccctccttccccctcccctccccgctccaGGACACTCTATAAGATCCTGGACagctgcaaacagctgactctgGCCCAGGGGGCAGGTGAGGAGGACCCGAGCGGCATGGTGACCATCATCACAGGCCTTCCACTGGATAACCCTAGCACGCTCTCAGGCCCTATGCAGGTGGGTCACGGGCTGATGTTCGGGGAAGTGCGGGATGGGGAAGAGGTACCGGAGTCGACTCCCTCAGACCAGACAGctgtccttttcctcttccaccaccccttccccagcccctcaaCGACTTGACCCATAATTTAGGAGGTCAGGCCCTCCTCCATCTGTCCTTCCCCCAATTCCACAGGCAGCCTTGCAGGCCGCTGCACATGCCAGTGTGGACATCAAGAATGTTCTGGACTTCTACAAGCAGTGGAAGGAGATTGGCTGAAACTGAGCCCCAGGCCCTGCAGCGGGGCTGACTCCAGATCTCTCCTGCCCTCCCTGGCAGCCAGGACCACCACCTGTAGTCACCCCACCACACGCAGACTCACGCACGCACACAGGAAGGAAGCCCAGCTGCACACGGGCTGCAGGGAGGGCCCAGGAGCCAGCTGGGAGGGCGGGGTCCCCCTGTTGCCAAGACGACGTCAGGAAAGCAAGGAAAGTGCTCGGAGCAGGAGAGGCCTGCGGGCCCCTAGCCAGCCTTCCTGCCTCAGCCCCCTGCTTTCCCCAGGGGCAGGCAGCAGGTGCGGTGTCTGTTTCATTGGAGTGGTACCTGGACCTCTGAGGGGAAGGGACAGCAGAAGGGGCCTTTCCTCACCCCAGAACGCAGGGTGGGTGGTGCCAGGAGTTGGGGCCCTCAGGGCCTGGGGCAGAGTTGGGTAACACCGGGTGTCTGGGTGGTTCTCTGCAGACCCTTCCTCTCCTCAAGGACTGTCCACCCCTCTCATCCCCCTTTGCAGGGACAGGCAGCTCTGGAGCCCTGGGGACTCATAAGGAAGAGGGGCCTGGGGCTGCTGGCACCGACAGCAGGGCAGGGCTTGGATCCCCTCCTGCTGCGGGGGCTGCACACCGTTGCCCCACTTGTTCCCTGTCTCCCCGCTTctagcttccagtgcagggagcaggCCTGCAGCAGCTGCAGGCAGTCGGGCCTGTGTGCCAGGGAGGGCTCCTGTGCCCACCAGCCCCCGGTCACTGTGCGTTGTGCTGTGGGCTGGGACAGAGTGGGGCGCCAGTAAGAGGAGAGCGGTGCAGAGTTTGAGGCCACCACCCCCCTAACTATCGAGGGAGGGGCCTGAACTCCGATGGGCAGCAGAAAGGAGAGGCCCCTTGAAGTTGCCTGGCTGGGCGCCCTCTGCCCTAGCATGCTTCCCTACTTCTGTCCTTCCCCAGGACTGAAGGCCTGGGGGAGCCAACCGTGGGGCTAGCTTGTGGAGAACCAAGGCGAATGTGAGAGCAGAGATCATGAATAGCTCAGGGCTGTGAGTGGAGCCACGGGAGCGGGGCTGTGTGAGGGAGGCTTTGGCCAGGATTGCCTCGGCCCCTCCCACCTCGGGCTGCACATGTAGCGTGGGCTGGGGGTTGAGGGTGGGGGGTCTCAGCTCTGCTGTTCCCCACCCCAGCGCTAGCCCAGCTTCCCAGGCTGTTCTCAGGGGACAGCAGGCTTCCTGCATCCTTCCTCTAAGAAGGCAAGTCTGGGACAGCCTAGGGGGAGTGGCGTCACTCCCACTTCCAGTCCCTGGCAGAGACTTGAGACTAAAGCATCACTTAATAAAGACCCCCTGAAGCCCTCCCTGCCTCCCGGTGCCTTTCTGTACAGTTTCACTGGGACATGGGAAAGATTACAGGCTGAAATGGCAGTTTGGAAAGGTTTCTACGATGTGGCCCAGTTGAAGCAAGAAACCAGCAGTTGAAACACAAACTCCAGAAGCAGTTTTGACAGCTGTGGAGTTCGCTGACTGCACTGAGCTGGGGTGCCTTCACAGGGCGACCTgctagtcgctcggtcgtgtccacttgttgtgacttcatggactgtagcctatccaTAGAGTTCTCtcggcaagaatgctggaatgggttgccatttcctactccaggggaccttcctgacctagggatcaaacccaggtttcctgcattgcaggcagattctttactgccgagccagcagggaagaccaGGGCCGACAGGTAAAGGCTATACAGATGCCCGAGAACACCACGCGGTGTTAGGGCACTGACCCCCATACAATCAGACATCTGCACGTGGCTATCCAGTTGGCTTTCTGTATTCAGTTTCACATCCTTGATTCAAACATGGACCATGTTGCAGAGTACATATTTAGTGAAAAATTGTTTATAAATGCAGTTCACACGCAAGTTCAAGGGTTAACTTTTGAAGGTGACGGCCTGGGGGTGGTTGGCAGTCTTCAGCTGGGTCCTCTGAATCAAGGAGAAGCCTCAGGAGAGATGGGGGTGAATCTTGAAACCAGCTTCTTGAGTCTTCATCTGTCCCTTCGCTAGGATTGACACACCTCTCTGCGTTTGGGGAGTGGAGAAGCTTGGTGAACCCCTCGTGGTTTAAACCAACGTTTACCAAATGTATTTGCTCTGAATTCTGTCCAGCACCAGGCACTAAGGCAGCAAAGCACAATGAGAAGTGATTCTGGAAAATCCAAAGTTGGGGTTGGAATTCCTCTGCCTAGCCTAAGGCAGAGTCCCCCATCTTCAGCTGCTGGGAGAGCCTGGAACCCTGGAGCTGTGGGGCAGCCCGCACTGAGGGGTCCCTCCATACCGGCCTGGCTGCCTCCTGGCTAGGGCCTGGGCCTCTTCCGGCCAGTCTGCTCTCAGTGGGGTGGGGTCAAGCTGCAGGGGCTGGCTGTTTGCTGGAGGCCGAGTGAGCTGCCTGCTAATGGGGCTGGGCCACCCTGCGCTGCTCCCTGAAGGCTGGACAAGGCTAGGATTGTTTCCCCGCTTCCTTTGTCTCCCACACCCCGCCCAGGCCTGGCCCGCCTGCCTGCCGCTCTTCTCCCTCCCGTTGGCCCGGCTGGCAAGAGCCAGGGACTCCGCCCGTGGAGCGCGGGGCCTGCCGACCCTCTGACTTGGGAGCGCCCGTCAAGCTCTGGGTAAGGAAGGTCATCTGGGGGGCTAGAGGCAATGCACCTGCTCCAGCtgcaccaccccccaccacccattTCTTGGCTACAGCTGACTACTCCAGAGACCTGACCCTAGTCCTGAGGGGAGCTAGACCCCAGCATCGTCCTGGTCCACCCCTCCCCGAAGTAGCTGGGCTGCACTCAGGGTAGGTCAGGACACCCCCATCCCCCTCTTGGGAGGGGTCGGTCATCGATCTTGGGTAGTTTCTTGGATGTGTTCCgaagcttgtggggtcttagttccaggaccaaggatggaacccaggccctcggcagtgaaaacACGGCGTCCTAATCACcggcatgctaggtcacttcagttgtgccctactctcTGGCCCCAGGGACTagcccaccagagaagtctgacCGCTGGATGGCCCCAGAATTCCCAGGGCCATCTACCTTAAAGCTTAGCCGGGGTGCAGACTAGGGACCAGACCTCCCTTGTGTCCAGCAGGGTCCCCAGCATCCAGCTCAAGGGCAGAGGCTTGGGGTTCAGGCTGGCTGTGTAAGGCCCGGAGTGTGTGAGGCGCAGACACAGAGTCGGCAAAGCGGCAGCGGCAGGAAGAGGGGTGGGTCTGGGCTGGAAAGTTTTGGCCTGGAGAGGTGGGCGGGGTGTCCTgttttccctcctcccaccctggtGGCCCAGCCCCTCCACTTGTGCCAAGGAATGTGCCTGGGAGAGGCGGCCCGGGAGGCGGGCGGGGCAGTAGAGCCGCGGCCACCCGGAGGCAGCACACAGGTCTGAGGCTGAAGGGCGCGGGGCTCAGGAGGGACAGGGACCGGAACACCCCCGGGGGTGTGTGTAGTCGTCGAAGAGCTAAGCTTCCCCCAATTCCTTGCCCCACCAGTGGGCATCTGGTTTCTCCCAGAATTCTTAAGCTCCCTGagttttctgtgctcagcctaGGCACTGGGGGCCAAGGGGCTTTCtgctggcggcggcggcggtgtgCCTGGGCTCTCTCTGTGCTGTCCTCTGTAAGTCAGGGTTCTGAGACAGAAATTTGGGGTTAGGCACTTGGATCCAGGGTTCCTGAGGCAGCCTTCTGGCTGAGGAGGCCACTCCACTCCTCGATGGATCAGTCCCCCTTCATGGGGGAACTGAATGGCCCCAGGTTAGGCTGAGGAGGGCCTGGGGTTATGACCACTGGGGAAGATGGGAGCCCCCCCCAGGCCTGAAGGAAGCAGCTTGGTGGCCAGCTACCACGGCACGCATGCCTGTACACAGCCCACCCTGGGACTCAGGGATGGGGTCCAGCCTGGGCCTGGGTGAAAAGGGACCCATGGATGGGGGCAGATACCTAAATCCCCTCTGCCCTTTGTCTCCAGGTCAACGTGGAGGTGCCGGGCCACCATGCTCAGTCTCAAGCTGCCCCAACTCCTTCGAGTCCACCAGGTCCCCAGGGTGAGGGATTCACCAGCTCCTACTTCCCAGGGTGCTGGCTGGGTGGAGGTGCTTCTCTTTGTGCAAGTGGGGAAATCTTTGCCACAGGCTACCTCTTATCCCTGTCATTTTGGTGTGGGGCTCCTGTTCTCTAAGGAGCAGGGTTTGTGACCTGCTTCCTGGAGCCCAGCACGCTGCTTTACCTGGAGTCCTGAGCCTCAGAGGCCATGTGTCCACCGACTCCCAACCCCACCTTgtccccttcctctgcctcttctgtcCCTCACCTGCTCTCTGGGTACTGGGACCTGTGCTGAGATGGGCTTGGATTCAGTCTGGCTTTGGCACCATGGTGACCTCCAGACCATTCCCTTCAACCCTCCTTCCACAGGTCTCTCTTGGAGAGAAAGGGTGAAACACAGTGACTCCcctcttctccccccaccccgcccccacccactaCCCTAGGTGTTCTGGGAAGATGGTATCATGTCTGGCTACCGCCGCCCCACCAGCTCGGCCTTGGACTGTGTCCTCAGCTCTTTCCAGATGACCAACGAGACCGTCAACATCTGGACTCACTTCCTGCCCACCTGGTGAGGGAAGCTCTGTCCCAGGCTTGGGCCTCGAGCTCAAGGGGGTACTCAGGCGGGCCAGGACTGCCTGGGCCCACGGGCTGCAGTGGGAGTCGCCGGGGCTCCGGTGGCCTGAGCACGTGCCTGCCGCAGGTACTTCCTGTGGCGCCTCCTGGCGCTGGCGGGAGGCCTGGGCTTCCGGTCGGAGCCCTACCACTGGCCGCTGCTCGTCTTCCTGCTGCCCGCCTGCCTCTACCCGTTTGCATCGTGCTGCGCGCACACCTTCAGCTCCATGTCGCCCCGCGTGCGTCACATCTGCTACTTCCTGGACTACGGTGCGCTCAGCCTCTACAGCCTGGGTGAGCCCCACGGCGGCggcgggcagggggaggggagttcGAGGCAGGGCGGGGGTGTGGCACGGGGGTCCTGGGGCGGGGCCTCAgttcccgccccgccccgccccgcccccaggctgCGCCTTCCCCTATGCCGCCTACTCCATGCCGGCCTCCTGGCTGCACAGCCACCTGCACCAGCTCTTTGTGCCCGCCGCCGCACTCAATTCTTTCCTGTGTACCGGCCTCTCCTGCTACTCCCGGTGGGTTCTTGGCCAGTGGTGAAGGGGAAGGCGGAGGGACAGAACAGGGCACCCATAAACACTTGGACACCCAGGACCGCTGGGTGTGCCTGCGCCCCACTGCTCCTGAGCAAAACTAGTGGCTGTGGGGCCGTTTATTGAGGACTTAGTGTGCCCAGAGCCTGCGCCCCAGCACCACCCCGGCTCTGTCTCTCCCTCAGCGACCTAAGCGGCACGTGTCTATCCCCGTTTTACAGCTGTTGTCACTTAACAGAGGAGTTATGTGGCCTAAGGGCTTTCGAAGCCACTAAACATTCCATGGTGGCCAAAGgtcccctgccctcctctcaCCCCCATCCCAGCATAGTGACGGTGACCAGCCTTTCCCTCTTGCCTCCCAGGTTCCCAGAGCTAGAAAGCCCTGGGCTCAGTAAGATCCTCCGCTCGGCCGCCTTCGTCTATCCCTTTCTGTTCGACAACCTCCCACTTTTCTATCGGGTAAGGCCGCTGCTTTCCTGTCCTGACCCTCACAGTGCCCAGTCCCACCCCCTCGAGCCCTGACCCCAGCCCTGCCACCCACCCTCCCAGCCCAGCATCCAGTCCAGCTGTGCACCCCCCCAATCCTCACCAGATCCCAGACATATGATGTCCAGCCCCAAAGCCCCTCCCCACCAACCCTGCTTTTCCTTTGCCAGCTGGGACTGTGCTGGGGCAGGGGCCACAGCTGTGGGCAGGAGGCGCTGAGCACCAGCCACAGCTACCACCTCTTCTGTGCGCTGCTCACTGGCTTCCTCTTCGCCTCTCACTTGCCTGAGCGGCTGGCACCAGGACGCTTTGATTACTTCGGTGAGCACAGACCTGGCCTGGCCCGGGGGGGTCAGGGTGACAGCTCCCAGAGCCCCGAGTGAACTGAGCAGTGTTCCCGGCAGGGCCCTCAGGTTAACAGCAAAACTAGCAGCATGTACGCCAGGGGCTCTGTGAACAGCAGCTCACTCATAGTTGCTGATAACTCTGGGAACCTAAAGAAACCCTGGGTTTCTTATTTCTAGTTTAGGGGAGTAGCAGGCCCAGATGACAGGATGCTCGCCATGGATCACAGGACGAATTGGGGCAGCCCTGGGGATGGGCTATGTGTCCTCAcctgcccaccctccccacaGGCCACAGCCACCAGCTATTCCACATCTGTGCAGTGCTGGGCACGCACTTCCAGCTGGAGGCGGTGCTGACTGATATGGGATCTCGCCGAGCCTGGCTGGCCACGCAGGAACCGCCCCTAGGCCTGGCAGGCACGGTGGCCACTCTGGGCTTGGCAGTGGCCGGGAACTTGCTCATCATTGCCGGTTTCACGGCTTCCCTATTTCGGGCCCCCAGTACATGCCCCCTGCTGCAAGGTAGCTCACTGGAGTGGGGTACAAAGGCCAAACTGCAATGAGGTCCCATCTCTGAGTTTGCCCTGGAAAGAGGCAGAGTCCAGGCAGGCCCTCATACAGGGGAGGAGCCCAGACCCAAGCCTGATAAGATGGGGGCACGTCTGAGCCTGGAAGCAAGAGTGACTGAGGACAGAGCGTGGAGGTGAGAAGGGAACTGGGAAGACAGAGGTGAGGCGAGGGCCTGGGAGGCTGGGAAAGAGCAGGAAGCTCAAGGAGGGGGCTCTTGATGGGGTTGGGAAGTGCTGAGGGTCTGAGAGGGGAGATGCGTGTGTCCAGGCTGGAGCTGCCCCACCTGCCATCgaaggctggggtgggaggcacTGGGTCCTTTTATCTGGTCCCATTTCTGGTGCTCCTGGAATTTCTGCGCAGCCCAGGGAAGAACTAACATGGCTAACCCAGGCCCACCCTGAATGCTTGTTAACCTGGCTGGGAGGCCCCCTCGTGCCCTACCCCCAAAGCAGGCAGCACTGGCCGAGGCAGTTCTTGGCCTGTGGCCGTGAGGGCATCTGTCCTGGTCACAACCGTGGACTCCATATCCAGGCCTCTGGGATCTGGTCTGTTTGGGTGTGTCATGGATGGGGCAGTGGgttgaggtgggggtgggtgctgGGCTAGAGAGGAGAACCCTAGCTAGACTTTAGGAAGCTATCTTCAATGCTTCTGGAATCAGGcagggataaataaataaatcaacaacAGATTTTGGGAAACACTTTCTGGGACTAAAAAAGGTAAAACCTCTGGCTCCACTCCCCATCGTCCCAATGCCTCCTCCTCACAATCCACAGATGGACAAAAAATCACAGCCCCAGTTCCTCTTCTGGAGTTTATTCTAGAGCAGCGGGgatgatggggaggggaggggtcctGGAGAGAAGCCAGAGCTGGGGGCCGCCAGCCAGGTCAGCAGGGCTGCGAGCTCTAGACTGGGCCGTAGAAGCGCCGATAGGCCTCCTGGAAGCCGATGTGGTCAGCTAGCTCATCACAGTCAGGGTTGAGCTCACACACCTCCCTCTTGGGCTCCAGCGGATCTGGGTAGGGGGCTGGGGCTCTGAGAACCCACCACACTGGCCATCAGCCTCCATGCAAAGTGCCCGCCCCTCCTCCCACGGCACTTGGGGCTCCAGGGGACACCCACAGCGGCCACTCCTCCCGGCCCATCCTGCAGATGCAGGGCCTTGGCCCAGTACCTCCCCTCCTCTCACCCCAGCCCAGGATCCAGGTAGCGCCTGAGTCTCTTCACCACCTCGCTGCCCTCCTGCTTGGACACGAaggctgtggagcacaggggCAGGGGTCAGGTGGCTCCCAGTTTGGGTGGATAAGGTGAGGAGCAGGCTGGCCTTCCTGAGAGCCAGACGGGAGGGAGCCGGAGGGGAGAATGGGACTGAGGGGACTGGGGTAAGAACGGGTGCTGGGAGTGGGCAGCTCCCTTGGGGATACGGGGCATAGCCCCCGCCCAGCCCACTTCATACCTGCACCTTTGCCTGACTCTGCATCACCAGGCTTTGCATCTGCAAAGAAAAGGAGCCCAGTTCACCCCTGCCCATCCCTAgggccctccccaccctcccctgctTCTGGCAGCCTGCTCTtccctccttttcctccacaAGGAGAGAAGGGGGCAAGTGGATTGTGACTACAGAAAGCTAGCTGGGCCGTCGCAGGGACTGCCAGTGGaaggggtgaggaggggaggcCGTGGCACTGATCTGGACCGGGGGCGGGGCGCTCACCTGCCTGGCCAGCAAGGCAGAGCGTGGCCAGGCCCAGCAGGGCGAGGAGCACGGGGGCTCTCATGGTGTCTGTCAGCGGCTGCGCGGACCCGGCCAGTCTGCTTCTCCCGGCCTCCAGCGCTGTTTTATACTCTCTGGGTTGTGCCCCAGAGGCAGGGGTGCGGGCGGGTCATGGGGGAGTCTGCCAGGGCTGCTTGGGGCTCATCCGCCTCAGCTCTGTCAGCCAAACCCCAAAGGAGGTTGTGGTTGGAGCTGTGGCTCCCTGGGCAGGCCCCTGGAGTGATGGAGGAGGGCTCGCCTTAATCCGAGACTGCCAGCCTCCAGAGAAGGTCCCCAGCTCCTCCTCACGGGGCCGCCCCAGGTCCCCCAGCCCCTACTCTCCCTCTGAGCCCCAGCCTCAGTTAGGGCCATCAGTGGGGCAGGCtgggaggggaggatggggagcCTAGAGAGGAAGGGCGGCCGGGGGTCTAAAATAGAATTGCGCGGAGTTGGGCTGCAGCCTCTCAGACTGTGATTTCCACCATTGGCCCCATGGGCAGGAGCCAAACCCCAGGGAGGGCGGGCCTGCCGACAAGATGCCCTCATTCGCCCCGAGGAGCCCTGTCCTAGAGAGGCCTCGACAGCGGGGGCGGCTCGGCCCTGTGCATCAGGacaggggaagggggtggggcagcTCTTTGGTCTGCCACCGGCCAGGTGGGCCCCAAGCTGAAGACCTCCTTACCCGTGCCCCTCACAGGTGGGGACGCAGGGTCTGCACGGGGCAGGAAGATGAAGAGCACCCCTGGGCTCCTGACCACCCcatcctcttcctgccctcacaGCCTCCCCAGTGCCAACCCTGGGGACCTGTCCTCCAAGGGACAGAATATCCATCTCGAACTTCTGCCTCAGCTCAGGCTGGAGAAGAGGGGTGTGCTCACCCACCCCCACTCACCGAGTAGAGGCCTGGCAGACAGCATTGCCCGCCCACCCCCACCTGTGGCTGGGTGTTTGGATACCTCCACGGGAGAGGAGCCACTGGGCTCAACTTAGGGGTTGGTGTCTGTGAAGAGGGGCCACCCTGTCATCTCCCAAGTGTCCCTGGAGTTCCCAGACAGACCAATCAGGCCTCTGTCCACAGTGAGGGTGAAGCTCTCGCCCATACCCCTCTCACCCTCTGGTCTGGAGGAGGCACCCACCCCACCTTTGGCCAAGTCTCTCCTGATGCCGTGTGGCCCTGGCTGGGCAAGAGGGGGCGTGAGGAGCCAGAGGACAAAGTCCCAGCCCCCTGGAGGGCCCACCGATGCAACCACTGACGAGGCCCACCACAGAGCGTctctcagaagcaacccaagggGAAGAGAACGGTGGGCTGGCTTGGACAGAGTACACCCCGCGGAGGCTTGTTCTGGCCTCAGGGAACCCAAGGGTCCTGGTTTTGGTGACGGGGCTTCCCAGCCCTTCTGTATATGATGGTTAAACACAGCCCCCACCCGCCCTCCCCAAGACCTCTTGCAGCCCTGCAACCAAAGAC from Budorcas taxicolor isolate Tak-1 chromosome 3, Takin1.1, whole genome shotgun sequence carries:
- the PAQR6 gene encoding membrane progestin receptor delta isoform X2 → MLSLKLPQLLRVHQVPRVFWEDGIMSGYRRPTSSALDCVLSSFQMTNETVNIWTHFLPTWYFLWRLLALAGGLGFRSEPYHWPLLVFLLPACLYPFASCCAHTFSSMSPRVRHICYFLDYGCAFPYAAYSMPASWLHSHLHQLFVPAAALNSFLCTGLSCYSRFPELESPGLSKILRSAAFVYPFLFDNLPLFYRLGLCWGRGHSCGQEALSTSHSYHLFCALLTGFLFASHLPERLAPGRFDYFGHSHQLFHICAVLGTHFQLEAVLTDMGSRRAWLATQEPPLGLAGTVATLGLAVAGNLLIIAGFTASLFRAPSTCPLLQGSSLEWGTKAKLQ
- the PAQR6 gene encoding membrane progestin receptor delta isoform X1; translation: MLSLKLPQLLRVHQVPRVFWEDGIMSGYRRPTSSALDCVLSSFQMTNETVNIWTHFLPTWYFLWRLLALAGGLGFRSEPYHWPLLVFLLPACLYPFASCCAHTFSSMSPRVRHICYFLDYGALSLYSLGCAFPYAAYSMPASWLHSHLHQLFVPAAALNSFLCTGLSCYSRFPELESPGLSKILRSAAFVYPFLFDNLPLFYRLGLCWGRGHSCGQEALSTSHSYHLFCALLTGFLFASHLPERLAPGRFDYFGHSHQLFHICAVLGTHFQLEAVLTDMGSRRAWLATQEPPLGLAGTVATLGLAVAGNLLIIAGFTASLFRAPSTCPLLQGSSLEWGTKAKLQ
- the BGLAP gene encoding LOW QUALITY PROTEIN: osteocalcin (The sequence of the model RefSeq protein was modified relative to this genomic sequence to represent the inferred CDS: deleted 1 base in 1 codon), yielding MRAPVLLALLGLATLCLAGQADAKPGDAESGKGAAFVSKQEGSEVVKRLRRYLDPGLGAPAPYPDPLEPKREVCELNPDCDELADHIGFQEAYRRFYAQSRARSPADLAGGPQLWLLSRTPPLPIIPAALE
- the PAQR6 gene encoding membrane progestin receptor delta isoform X3 yields the protein MLSLKLPQLLRVHQVPRVFWEDGIMSGYRRPTSSALDCVLSSFQMTNETVNIWTHFLPTWYFLWRLLALAGGLGFRSEPYHWPLLVFLLPACLYPFASCCAHTFSSMSPRVRHICYFLDYGALSLYSLGCAFPYAAYSMPASWLHSHLHQLFVPAAALNSFLCTGLSCYSRFPELESPGLSKILRSAAFVYPFLFDNLPLFYRLGLCWGRGHSCGQEALSTSHSYHLFCALLTGFLFASHLPERLAPGRFDYFGISRQDYRNGLLSPSPGDLPNPRIKPTPPALQAKPLPLSRWGSLQPD